The following coding sequences are from one Polynucleobacter sp. JS-JIR-II-50 window:
- the gltX gene encoding glutamate--tRNA ligase, producing MHIRTRFAPSPTGFIHLGNLRSALYPWAFARHNKGDFILRIEDTDLERSSQEAVDVIIEGMAWLGLDLDEGPIYQMQRIDRYREVVKQMLDSGLAYPCYMSEEQLNKLRDQQMANKEKPRYNGLWRPEPGKTLPPVPEGVSPVIRFKNPIGGSVIWNDAVKGQIEISNDELDDLVIARPDGTPTYNFCVVIDDMDMNITHVIRGDDHVNNTPRQINIMKALCGTPPVYAHLPTVLNDAGEKMSKRNGAMSVRDYQKAGYLPDAILNYLARLGWSHGDAEIFTKEQFVDWFDLESLGRSPAQHNPEKLLWLNHQYIQNSEPAKLAAATKPFAHEMGIDTESGPNFVQVVGLLKDRANTLIEIAEGAKLFYSPAPNLSADQIKENIAESVIPALKDLVEAISSAEPTKEAYAAVFKQILAKYQIKMPALAMPVRFALFATTQTPAIDSVLVVLGKEEAVKRLSKVVQ from the coding sequence ATGCATATACGTACACGTTTCGCCCCAAGTCCCACGGGCTTTATTCATCTGGGAAATCTTCGCAGCGCTCTATATCCGTGGGCTTTTGCGCGCCACAATAAAGGCGACTTCATTCTTCGTATTGAGGATACTGACCTTGAGCGCTCATCACAGGAGGCTGTAGACGTCATCATCGAAGGAATGGCGTGGCTCGGCCTAGATTTGGATGAGGGTCCGATCTACCAGATGCAGCGTATTGATCGATATCGTGAAGTAGTAAAGCAAATGCTAGATTCTGGATTGGCCTATCCTTGCTACATGAGCGAAGAGCAGCTCAATAAACTCCGTGATCAGCAAATGGCAAATAAAGAAAAGCCTCGCTATAACGGCCTATGGAGACCTGAACCTGGTAAGACATTGCCACCTGTTCCCGAGGGTGTAAGCCCAGTAATTCGCTTTAAGAATCCAATTGGCGGATCTGTTATTTGGAATGACGCTGTCAAAGGTCAAATAGAAATTAGCAATGATGAGTTGGATGATTTGGTTATTGCTAGACCAGACGGAACGCCTACCTATAACTTTTGCGTAGTGATTGATGACATGGATATGAACATCACCCACGTTATTCGGGGTGATGACCATGTCAATAACACCCCTAGACAAATCAACATCATGAAGGCGCTGTGTGGAACTCCGCCTGTCTACGCCCATCTGCCAACCGTCCTCAATGATGCTGGTGAAAAAATGAGCAAGCGTAACGGTGCGATGAGCGTAAGGGATTACCAAAAAGCAGGTTATCTTCCTGATGCAATTCTGAATTACCTGGCACGTTTAGGCTGGTCTCATGGAGATGCTGAGATATTTACTAAAGAGCAATTTGTAGACTGGTTTGATTTGGAAAGTTTGGGGCGCTCACCAGCGCAACATAATCCAGAAAAATTACTTTGGTTAAACCATCAATATATTCAGAATTCAGAACCAGCCAAACTAGCAGCTGCAACTAAGCCATTTGCTCATGAGATGGGTATTGATACAGAATCCGGCCCAAACTTTGTTCAAGTAGTTGGCTTGTTAAAAGATCGCGCCAATACCCTGATTGAAATTGCAGAAGGGGCAAAGCTGTTTTACTCACCAGCGCCTAATTTAAGCGCAGATCAAATTAAAGAAAATATAGCCGAATCCGTTATTCCTGCATTGAAGGATTTGGTTGAAGCTATTTCATCAGCTGAGCCGACTAAAGAAGCTTATGCGGCTGTTTTTAAGCAAATATTGGCAAAGTATCAAATTAAAATGCCAGCATTAGCAATGCCCGTGAGATTCGCATTATTTGCCACTACACAGACCCCAGCCATTGATTCTGTGCTGGTTGTGTTGGGCAAGGAGGAGGCTGTCAAAAGGCTTTCCAAGGTAGTCCAATAG
- a CDS encoding Hsp33 family molecular chaperone HslO produces the protein MNELLVFMCDGAPVRGEIVSIGSAWQAVLERRNDPPAIRTILGDFVGAATLLSASLKFDGTLIIQAQSKGPIQLLVVECKSDLSMRATVKLSVDPSEIGSDATLADLLDVSGSGRLVITLDPADREPGQAPYQGIVALQDHQGAVIKPVTSAAEAIALYMQNSEQLDTRIWLASSDTHVGGLLLQRLPNSGGHAHLDPQVAAEGWSRIQTLGETITNEELLTLPPETILRRLFLEESAENGVRSFPTRPIRFACRCSRTKVADILRMLGEEEVQSILAEQGAVETVCDFCAKPYRFDAVDCLQVFKTDLLSDATRLPSSGH, from the coding sequence ATGAATGAATTACTAGTCTTTATGTGTGATGGGGCCCCGGTTCGCGGGGAAATAGTATCTATTGGAAGCGCCTGGCAGGCCGTTCTAGAGCGTCGTAACGACCCCCCTGCCATCCGTACGATTCTGGGTGACTTTGTTGGCGCTGCCACCCTTTTAAGTGCCAGCCTCAAATTTGATGGAACCCTCATCATTCAAGCGCAAAGCAAGGGCCCCATTCAGCTTCTAGTGGTTGAATGTAAGTCTGATTTATCCATGAGGGCTACAGTCAAGCTTTCTGTTGACCCCTCTGAAATAGGGTCAGATGCAACTCTAGCCGATCTACTGGATGTTAGTGGAAGCGGAAGATTGGTTATTACCTTAGATCCAGCTGACCGTGAACCAGGACAGGCACCCTACCAAGGCATCGTAGCGCTTCAAGATCATCAAGGAGCAGTCATTAAACCGGTCACTAGCGCTGCAGAGGCTATAGCCCTGTATATGCAAAACTCCGAACAATTGGATACACGCATTTGGCTTGCATCAAGTGATACCCATGTTGGCGGCTTATTGTTACAACGATTGCCAAATTCTGGAGGCCATGCCCATCTGGATCCGCAGGTTGCGGCTGAAGGCTGGTCACGCATTCAAACGCTTGGTGAAACAATTACTAATGAAGAATTGTTAACGCTTCCGCCAGAGACTATTTTGAGGCGTTTATTTTTGGAGGAGTCCGCCGAAAATGGTGTACGCAGCTTCCCTACTCGCCCCATTCGTTTTGCTTGTAGATGCTCTCGCACTAAGGTTGCCGATATCTTGCGAATGCTTGGTGAAGAAGAGGTTCAAAGTATTCTTGCCGAGCAAGGTGCTGTAGAGACCGTTTGTGATTTTTGTGCAAAACCATACCGCTTTGATGCGGTTGATTGCCTTCAGGTTTTTAAAACAGATTTATTGAGTGACGCTACGAGGCTGCCATCTAGCGGTCATTAA
- the ftsB gene encoding cell division protein FtsB, with product MRIVIYSMLVLLIAIQYPLWLGKGGWLKVYEMERQVELQDAKNSLLALRNAKLSGDVKDLKDGTRAIEERARVEHGLIKEGEFFVQILPTDKASNTQATKQ from the coding sequence ATGCGGATTGTCATCTACTCCATGCTGGTATTGCTGATTGCAATTCAGTACCCGCTTTGGCTGGGTAAGGGTGGATGGCTAAAGGTTTACGAGATGGAGCGACAAGTCGAACTCCAAGACGCTAAAAATAGCCTCTTGGCCCTTCGTAATGCCAAGCTATCTGGCGATGTTAAAGATCTGAAAGATGGCACTCGAGCCATCGAAGAACGGGCCCGTGTTGAGCATGGGTTAATTAAGGAAGGTGAGTTTTTCGTGCAAATCTTACCGACCGATAAAGCATCCAACACCCAAGCTACAAAACAGTAG
- the kdsA gene encoding 3-deoxy-8-phosphooctulonate synthase translates to MSAFKLCGFDVGLDHRFFLIAGPCVIESEQSAIDIAGQLKEITSALKIPFIYKSSFDKANRSSGTSFRGLGMEKGLEILAKVKKQVHVPVLTDVHDISEIASVASVVDVLQTPAFLCRQTDFIRACAQSGKPVNFKKGQFLSPHEMLNVIEKARVAAAEKNLPDQFMVCERGASFGYNNLVSDMRSLAILRESNAPVVFDATHSVQLPGGHGNSSGGQREFVPVLARAAVAVGISGLFMETHPDPAKALSDGPNAVPLDRMKDLLESLLAIDGAVKSTGSFLEDSFK, encoded by the coding sequence ATGAGCGCATTCAAGCTTTGTGGTTTTGATGTTGGTCTAGATCATCGCTTCTTTTTAATTGCTGGCCCCTGTGTCATTGAGTCAGAGCAATCGGCTATCGATATTGCGGGTCAACTAAAGGAAATTACCTCCGCTCTAAAGATCCCGTTTATTTACAAGTCATCGTTTGATAAAGCCAATCGCTCATCAGGAACGTCTTTCCGTGGTCTAGGTATGGAGAAGGGCTTAGAGATTTTGGCTAAGGTTAAAAAGCAAGTTCATGTTCCGGTGCTTACAGATGTTCATGACATCAGCGAAATTGCTTCTGTAGCTAGCGTTGTAGATGTATTGCAGACCCCAGCTTTTTTATGCAGACAAACTGACTTCATTCGCGCCTGCGCTCAAAGTGGCAAGCCCGTTAATTTTAAGAAGGGTCAGTTTCTTTCTCCGCACGAGATGTTGAATGTTATTGAGAAGGCTCGAGTAGCCGCAGCTGAAAAAAATCTTCCAGACCAATTTATGGTGTGCGAACGTGGAGCTTCTTTTGGCTACAACAACCTAGTTTCAGATATGCGTAGCTTGGCAATTTTGCGGGAATCCAATGCGCCAGTAGTTTTTGATGCTACTCATTCGGTTCAATTGCCTGGTGGTCACGGCAACTCAAGTGGTGGTCAGCGCGAATTCGTACCAGTGTTAGCTCGTGCTGCTGTTGCAGTCGGCATTAGTGGCCTATTTATGGAAACACACCCAGACCCCGCAAAAGCGCTATCTGATGGCCCAAATGCTGTTCCGTTGGATCGCATGAAAGATTTGCTTGAATCACTATTGGCTATCGACGGCGCTGTTAAATCAACGGGAAGTTTTTTAGAAGACAGCTTCAAGTAA
- a CDS encoding superinfection immunity protein produces the protein MRLLFAILITVLSLFYFLPFAIAFHKKRANTGAIFALNLFLGWSLIGWVVALVWALKEEQVV, from the coding sequence ATGCGCCTTTTATTTGCGATATTAATCACCGTTCTCTCCCTATTTTATTTCCTCCCTTTTGCCATAGCATTTCACAAAAAAAGGGCAAATACAGGGGCTATTTTTGCCTTAAACCTGTTTTTAGGATGGTCCCTGATTGGCTGGGTAGTGGCACTAGTTTGGGCCCTCAAGGAAGAGCAAGTTGTGTAA
- a CDS encoding bifunctional aconitate hydratase 2/2-methylisocitrate dehydratase — MLEAYNALVAERAALGIPALPLTKDQTSELVKLLKNPPAGKESELVELITNRVPAGVDDAAKVKAEFLDAVAKGTEKSPLISRVRATELLGTMLGGYNIKPLVELLSDSECGVAAAEALKKTLLMFDYFNDVQELAEKGNANAKAVMQSWANADWFTSRPAVPESMKLTVFKVTGETNTDDLSPAPDAWSRPDIPLHATIMLKNPRPGIEPDESGVRGPMKQIAALQKKGNQIAYVGDVVGTGSSRKSATNSVLWWTGQDIPFVPNKRFGGVCLGTNIAPIFFNTMEDSGALPIELDVSQMNMGDEIELRPYEGKVFKNGQEITTFALKSPVILDEVRAGGRIPLIVGRGLTAKARAALGLPASAEFRLPVNPVDNKKGFSLAQKIVGRACGLPEGQGVRPGTYCEPHMTTVGSQDTTGPMTRDELKDLACLGFSSDLVMQSFCHTSAYPKPVDIRTQHELPPFMTNRGGVALRPGDGVIHSWLNRLLLPDTCGTGGDSHTRFPIGISFPAGSGLVAFAAATGVMPLDMPESVLVRFKGKMQPGITLRDLVNAIPLYAIKKGLLTVEKQGKKNIFSGRILEIEGLPDLKVEQAFELSDASAERSAGGCTVHLNKEPIIEYMTSNITLMKWMIANGYEDKRTLGRRIKAMEAWIANPQLLKADADADYAEIIEINIDEIKEPILACPNDPDDVKVLSEVAGDKIDEVFIGSCMTNIGHFRAAGQVLQGKKDMPTRLWVAPPTKMDAMVLMEEGYYGMLGAAGARMESPGCSLCMGNQAQIRKGSTAVSTSTRNFPNRLGIDTRVYLASAELASVAALLGRLPTPAEYLEQVKALDAKAGDVYKYMSFDKLKSFSDVADTVTV; from the coding sequence ATGTTAGAAGCCTATAACGCCCTCGTCGCTGAACGCGCAGCTCTCGGTATTCCAGCCCTGCCTTTAACCAAGGATCAAACCTCTGAATTGGTGAAATTGCTGAAAAACCCACCTGCCGGCAAAGAATCCGAGCTAGTTGAATTAATCACAAACCGCGTTCCTGCTGGTGTAGATGATGCAGCTAAAGTTAAAGCTGAGTTCTTAGATGCTGTTGCCAAAGGTACAGAAAAATCTCCATTAATTTCCCGTGTACGTGCTACTGAACTTTTGGGCACGATGTTAGGTGGTTACAACATCAAACCTTTAGTAGAGCTTTTATCTGACTCCGAGTGCGGTGTTGCTGCTGCAGAAGCGCTCAAGAAAACACTCTTGATGTTTGATTATTTCAACGACGTTCAAGAGCTTGCTGAAAAAGGCAATGCGAATGCTAAAGCGGTAATGCAAAGCTGGGCCAATGCAGACTGGTTTACTAGCCGTCCTGCAGTTCCAGAGAGCATGAAGTTAACTGTTTTCAAGGTAACGGGTGAAACTAATACCGATGACCTTTCTCCCGCGCCTGACGCATGGAGCCGCCCTGATATTCCACTGCATGCAACCATCATGCTCAAGAACCCCCGTCCTGGCATTGAGCCAGATGAGAGTGGAGTTCGCGGTCCGATGAAGCAAATCGCTGCTCTCCAGAAAAAAGGTAATCAAATTGCCTACGTTGGAGACGTAGTAGGTACAGGCTCATCACGTAAATCTGCAACAAACTCTGTTCTCTGGTGGACAGGTCAAGATATTCCATTCGTACCAAACAAGCGTTTTGGTGGTGTGTGCTTAGGTACCAATATTGCCCCGATCTTCTTCAACACAATGGAGGATTCCGGAGCATTACCAATCGAATTAGATGTTTCTCAAATGAATATGGGTGATGAGATTGAACTTCGGCCCTACGAAGGAAAAGTATTTAAAAACGGTCAGGAAATCACCACTTTTGCATTGAAGTCGCCTGTCATTCTGGATGAAGTACGCGCTGGCGGACGTATCCCTTTAATCGTTGGTCGTGGCTTAACTGCTAAAGCACGTGCTGCACTGGGCTTGCCTGCTTCTGCTGAATTCCGTTTGCCGGTTAATCCAGTCGACAACAAGAAGGGCTTTAGCTTGGCTCAAAAAATAGTTGGTCGCGCCTGTGGCTTACCAGAAGGACAAGGCGTACGCCCTGGTACTTATTGCGAGCCGCATATGACTACTGTTGGCTCACAAGACACAACAGGCCCAATGACGCGCGATGAATTGAAAGACTTGGCTTGCCTTGGTTTCTCTTCTGATCTCGTAATGCAGTCGTTCTGCCATACCTCGGCTTATCCAAAGCCTGTAGATATTCGCACCCAACATGAGCTTCCACCATTCATGACTAATCGTGGTGGTGTTGCCTTGCGCCCAGGTGATGGCGTGATCCATAGCTGGTTGAACCGCCTGCTCCTCCCAGATACTTGTGGAACTGGTGGCGATAGCCATACACGCTTCCCAATTGGTATTTCATTCCCCGCTGGTTCAGGCTTAGTTGCTTTCGCAGCAGCTACAGGTGTAATGCCATTGGATATGCCTGAGTCTGTTTTAGTTCGCTTCAAAGGCAAGATGCAACCTGGCATCACTTTGCGCGACTTGGTGAATGCAATTCCTTTATATGCAATCAAAAAGGGTTTGCTCACTGTTGAGAAACAAGGCAAGAAGAATATTTTCTCTGGCCGCATTCTTGAAATAGAAGGTCTACCCGACCTGAAAGTTGAGCAGGCATTTGAATTGTCTGACGCTTCTGCTGAGCGTTCTGCTGGCGGCTGTACTGTTCACTTGAACAAAGAGCCAATCATTGAATACATGACATCAAATATCACCTTGATGAAGTGGATGATTGCTAATGGTTATGAAGATAAGCGTACTCTTGGTCGCCGCATCAAAGCCATGGAAGCTTGGATTGCTAATCCACAACTACTCAAAGCCGATGCGGATGCTGACTACGCAGAGATCATCGAAATCAATATCGATGAAATCAAAGAACCTATCCTTGCCTGCCCTAACGACCCAGATGATGTAAAAGTATTATCTGAAGTAGCTGGCGACAAGATTGATGAAGTGTTTATTGGCTCATGCATGACCAATATTGGCCACTTCCGCGCAGCTGGTCAGGTTTTACAAGGCAAGAAAGATATGCCAACCCGCTTATGGGTAGCGCCTCCAACCAAGATGGATGCTATGGTCTTGATGGAAGAAGGCTACTACGGCATGTTAGGCGCCGCTGGTGCCCGCATGGAAAGCCCAGGCTGCTCACTTTGTATGGGTAACCAAGCGCAGATCCGCAAGGGCTCAACAGCTGTATCAACCTCTACACGTAACTTCCCAAACCGCTTAGGTATCGATACTCGTGTGTATTTGGCATCTGCTGAATTAGCTTCTGTCGCCGCCCTCTTGGGTCGCCTACCTACTCCTGCAGAGTATTTAGAGCAAGTGAAGGCGCTCGATGCTAAAGCTGGTGATGTATACAAATACATGAGTTTTGATAAGCTCAAGTCATTTAGCGATGTTGCAGATACTGTGACTGTGTAA
- a CDS encoding CTP synthase, with product MTKYVFVTGGVVSSLGKGIAAASLAAILESRGLKVTLLKLDPYINVDPGTMSPLQHGEVFVTEDGAETDLDLGHYERFVSAKMRKSNNFTTGQIYESVISKERRGEYLGKTVQVIPHITNEIQAFVERGAKASHDGKADVAICEIGGTVGDIESLPFLEAARQMSLRLPLHDCAFVHLTLVPYIHSAGELKTKPTQHSVQKLREIGIMPTVLLCRADRPIPEDERAKISLFSNVREEAVISVWDVDTIYKIPEMLQAQGMDDLICRQLDLKAKPADLSVWANLVYEMANPQHEVTIGMVGKYVELTESYKSLIEALRHAGIHTHTRVNINYIDSEVIEKDGIDCLQKLDAILVPGGFGKRGTEGKIAAIRYARENNVPYLGICLGMQLAVIEFARHVANLTKANSTEFDPLSEQPVVALITEWLDREGRVEKRTNDSDLGGTMRLGSQRCPVKAGTLAHRIYGPEVNERHRHRYEVNNTYVPQLEQSGLIISARTPNEELPEMMELPASMHPWFFGVQFHPEFTSTPRDGHPLFSAFISAALEHQTAAEKQAA from the coding sequence ATGACCAAATACGTTTTTGTCACTGGTGGTGTGGTTTCTTCTTTAGGGAAAGGAATCGCAGCTGCCTCGCTTGCCGCGATTCTTGAATCCCGCGGCTTGAAAGTCACCCTCCTAAAATTAGACCCTTATATCAACGTTGACCCGGGTACCATGAGCCCGCTCCAGCACGGAGAGGTTTTTGTAACCGAGGATGGTGCTGAGACCGACTTGGACTTGGGTCACTATGAGCGCTTTGTTTCTGCAAAGATGCGCAAAAGTAATAACTTCACTACTGGCCAGATTTATGAGTCAGTCATTAGCAAAGAGCGTCGAGGTGAGTATCTTGGAAAAACTGTCCAAGTTATTCCGCACATTACAAATGAAATCCAAGCCTTTGTAGAGCGTGGAGCTAAAGCTAGTCATGACGGCAAAGCAGATGTTGCTATCTGCGAAATCGGCGGCACTGTTGGCGATATTGAATCACTACCGTTCCTAGAGGCTGCAAGACAGATGAGCTTGCGTCTGCCTTTGCATGATTGCGCCTTTGTCCATTTGACTCTCGTGCCTTATATCCATAGTGCTGGCGAGTTAAAAACTAAACCAACGCAACACTCTGTTCAGAAGCTTCGTGAGATTGGCATCATGCCGACAGTATTGCTCTGCCGTGCTGATCGCCCGATTCCAGAAGATGAGCGCGCAAAGATTTCTTTATTCTCAAACGTACGTGAAGAAGCGGTGATTTCAGTTTGGGATGTAGATACGATTTATAAGATTCCTGAGATGCTCCAAGCCCAAGGCATGGATGATTTAATTTGCCGTCAACTAGATTTAAAAGCCAAGCCAGCAGATCTTTCCGTATGGGCCAACCTAGTTTATGAAATGGCAAACCCACAACACGAAGTGACTATTGGTATGGTTGGCAAGTATGTGGAGCTAACAGAGTCATACAAATCACTTATTGAAGCTTTGCGTCACGCAGGCATTCATACACATACTCGCGTCAATATTAATTACATCGATTCTGAAGTCATTGAAAAAGATGGAATTGATTGCTTGCAAAAGTTGGACGCGATTTTGGTTCCCGGTGGCTTTGGTAAGCGTGGTACTGAAGGCAAAATTGCTGCCATTCGTTATGCACGCGAAAACAATGTCCCTTACTTGGGAATTTGTTTAGGTATGCAATTAGCCGTGATTGAATTTGCACGCCATGTAGCGAACCTTACGAAGGCGAACAGCACTGAATTTGATCCTCTGTCAGAGCAGCCTGTTGTTGCTCTAATAACCGAATGGTTGGACAGAGAAGGGCGAGTAGAGAAACGCACTAACGATTCTGATTTGGGCGGCACTATGCGTCTAGGGTCGCAACGCTGTCCAGTTAAAGCTGGAACCTTAGCCCATCGCATTTACGGTCCAGAGGTAAATGAGCGTCATCGTCATCGCTATGAGGTAAATAACACCTACGTGCCGCAACTAGAACAATCTGGTTTGATTATTTCAGCTAGAACCCCCAATGAAGAGTTGCCTGAGATGATGGAATTACCAGCATCAATGCATCCTTGGTTCTTTGGTGTGCAGTTTCACCCTGAATTTACTTCAACTCCGCGGGATGGGCACCCTTTGTTCTCAGCCTTTATCAGTGCCGCACTTGAGCACCAAACAGCCGCTGAAAAGCAGGCTGCATAA
- a CDS encoding spermidine synthase: MEPVTFSESGGVRYLHFGTESIQGAMRLRDPEEIYLEYNQQMMAWLLFLETKPGMQIAQLGLGTGALAKFQHQHCPAVKTTVVELNPAVIVSARSMFFTPDDDRRLETLQTDAKLFVKNKKYQGQFDAVQVDLYDAICDGPSVSSLDFYKGCYEILKGPGVMTVNLFSRHKSFDINLKNICEAFDNRVLLFPESHDCNVVAIAFKGPKLEAEWKDVSKRAKLILEKTGLPTNKWVSGISRENARQESKLSI, translated from the coding sequence ATGGAGCCGGTCACCTTTTCCGAAAGTGGTGGCGTGCGTTACCTGCATTTTGGAACAGAATCTATTCAGGGGGCAATGCGCTTGCGTGATCCTGAAGAGATTTACCTCGAATACAACCAGCAAATGATGGCATGGCTTTTGTTTTTAGAGACCAAACCTGGCATGCAAATTGCTCAACTTGGGCTCGGCACGGGGGCCTTAGCTAAGTTTCAGCATCAACATTGCCCAGCCGTTAAAACTACTGTTGTGGAGTTAAATCCCGCTGTAATTGTTTCTGCGAGATCGATGTTTTTTACGCCTGACGATGATCGCCGCTTAGAAACGCTACAAACTGATGCAAAGCTTTTTGTAAAGAATAAGAAGTATCAGGGTCAGTTTGATGCCGTTCAGGTGGATTTGTATGATGCCATTTGCGATGGTCCTTCAGTAAGCTCTCTGGATTTCTATAAAGGTTGCTACGAGATTCTTAAGGGGCCTGGTGTCATGACGGTGAATTTATTCTCACGACACAAAAGCTTTGATATAAACCTTAAGAATATCTGTGAAGCTTTTGACAACAGGGTGCTCTTATTTCCAGAGTCCCATGATTGCAATGTCGTCGCAATCGCATTTAAGGGCCCTAAGCTTGAAGCGGAGTGGAAGGATGTTTCAAAGCGGGCAAAACTGATCCTTGAAAAAACAGGCCTGCCAACCAATAAATGGGTCTCGGGCATTAGTCGAGAGAACGCCAGACAAGAAAGTAAGCTCTCGATTTAA
- the eno gene encoding phosphopyruvate hydratase → MSAIVDIIGREVLDSRGNPTVECDVLLESGVMGRAAVPSGASTGSREAIELRDGDKTRYLGKGVLKAVQNINIEIAESILGLDASEQAFLDRTLIELDGTHNKARLGANATLAVSMAVARAAAEEAGLPLYRYFGGSGGMQLPVPMMNIVNGGAHANNSLDIQEFMVMPVGAENFRDALRCGAEIFHELKKILGAQGMPTTVGDEGGFAPNFKSNHECLQTIMKAIEGAGYTAGEDVLLALDCAASEFYKDGKYHLSGEGLQLSSSEFSDYLGNLTDQFPIVSIEDGMHEGDWDGWADITKKLGKKIQLVGDDLFVTNTRILQEGIDKGIANSILIKINQIGTLTETFAAIEMAKRANYTAVISHRSGETEDSTIADIAVGTNAGQIKTGSLSRSDRIAKYNQLLRIEEDLGDVATYPGKSVFYNLKR, encoded by the coding sequence ATGAGCGCCATTGTTGACATCATCGGTAGAGAAGTTTTGGATTCACGCGGCAACCCAACAGTTGAGTGCGATGTTTTGCTTGAGTCAGGTGTTATGGGTCGTGCGGCTGTGCCTTCTGGAGCATCCACGGGATCCCGTGAGGCGATTGAGTTACGCGATGGTGACAAGACGCGTTACCTAGGCAAAGGCGTACTCAAGGCAGTTCAAAATATCAACATTGAGATTGCTGAATCCATTCTTGGACTAGATGCAAGTGAGCAAGCCTTCCTTGATCGCACCCTAATTGAATTAGATGGCACTCATAACAAAGCACGCTTAGGTGCAAATGCAACGCTTGCGGTTTCTATGGCTGTTGCTAGGGCAGCAGCTGAGGAAGCAGGCTTGCCTTTATATCGTTATTTTGGCGGCTCTGGCGGCATGCAGTTACCGGTACCCATGATGAATATCGTTAATGGTGGTGCTCACGCTAATAACAGCCTTGATATTCAAGAATTCATGGTGATGCCAGTTGGCGCCGAAAACTTCCGTGACGCACTCCGTTGTGGTGCAGAGATTTTCCATGAGCTCAAAAAGATCTTAGGTGCCCAAGGTATGCCTACTACTGTTGGTGACGAGGGTGGCTTTGCACCAAACTTCAAGAGTAATCACGAATGCCTACAAACCATCATGAAAGCAATTGAAGGTGCAGGCTATACGGCAGGCGAAGACGTTCTATTGGCTCTAGATTGCGCTGCTAGTGAGTTCTATAAAGATGGCAAATACCACTTGTCAGGCGAGGGTCTCCAATTAAGCTCAAGCGAGTTCTCTGACTACCTTGGTAACTTGACGGATCAGTTCCCAATTGTTTCGATTGAGGATGGCATGCATGAAGGTGACTGGGATGGTTGGGCTGACATCACTAAAAAGCTTGGCAAGAAAATCCAATTGGTTGGCGATGATTTATTCGTTACGAACACCCGCATCCTCCAGGAGGGGATAGATAAAGGTATTGCGAACTCTATTTTGATTAAGATTAATCAAATTGGTACATTGACAGAAACATTTGCTGCAATTGAGATGGCTAAGCGCGCAAACTACACTGCAGTAATTTCTCATCGCTCAGGCGAGACTGAAGATAGCACCATTGCAGATATTGCCGTTGGTACCAACGCAGGTCAAATTAAAACTGGCTCTTTATCTCGCTCTGATCGCATCGCTAAATATAATCAGCTATTGCGTATTGAAGAAGATCTGGGTGATGTGGCCACTTATCCAGGCAAATCTGTTTTCTATAACCTCAAGCGCTAA